A genome region from Gossypium hirsutum isolate 1008001.06 chromosome A04, Gossypium_hirsutum_v2.1, whole genome shotgun sequence includes the following:
- the LOC107948869 gene encoding mRNA-capping enzyme: protein MIASMDLNASPLPEDEEEIYERHIEHYSVPEEHVESAVEISRREREERRKKLKRDRPDDHPVHVSQPQVLDHFYQNRNPKFYDKSRLPPGWLDCPSAGQEIGFIIPSKVPLGESYNDCIPPGKRYSFKQVIHQQRVLGRKLGLVIDLTNTSRYYQTTDLKKEGIKHVKIQCRGRDAVPDNMSVNTFVYEVSQFLLRQKSKKYILVHCTHGHNRTGYMIVHYLMRSQSMSVSQAIKIFSEARPPGIYKPDYIDALYTFYHERRPEMVFCPPTPEWKRSSDLDLNGEAVPDDDDDGSPIALPENHETDVVLTNDDILGDEIPQDQLQSLRLFCYHTLKLNAGVRGNVQFPGSHPVSLNRDNLQLLRQRYYYATWKADGTRYMMLITVDGCYLIDRSFNFRRVQMRFPCRHPTEGIGDGTHHFTLLDGEMVIDTLPDSQKQERRYLIYDMMALNHTPIIERPFYERWKMLEKEVIEPRNYERHNIYQSRNPYYRYDLEPFRVRRKDFWLLSTVNKVLKEFIPKLSHEADGLIFQGWDDPYVPRTHEGLLKWKYARLNSVDFLFEIGSDDREQLFLFERGRKKLMEGNKVEFRDVPDPPSSFSGKIIECSWDPDEHVWVYMRIRTDKSTPNDISTFRKVMRSIRDNITEEILLNEINEIIQLPMYADRIRIDSKARMHANAARRR, encoded by the exons ATGATTGCTAGTATGGACTTAAATGCTTCCCCATTACCTGAAGATGAGGAAGAAATATATGAAAGACATATAGAACATTACTCCGTACCAGAAGAACACGTAGAATCTGCAGTTGAAATTTCAAGGAGG GAACGTGAGGAAAGACGGAAGAAGTTGAAAAGAGACCGACCAGATGATCACCCAGTACATGTCTCTCAGCCTCAAGTACTTGATCACTTTTATCAAAATAGGAATCCCAAGTTTTATGATAAAAGTAGACTCCCTCCTG gttgGTTGGATTGTCCTTCTGCTGGTCAGGAAATAGGTTTCATAATTCCTTCTAAGGTTCCGCTTGGTGAATCTTATAATGACTGCATTCCTCCTGGTAAAAGATACTCTTTTAAACAAGTGATTCATCAGCAAAGAGTTTTAGGAAGAAAG CTTGGTTTAGTGATTGATTTGACAAACACATCTCGTTACTATCAAACTACAGACCTGAAGAAAGAAGGTATTAAGCATGTAAAG ATTCAATGCAGGGGAAGAGATGCTGTACCTGATAACATGTCTGTTAATACTTTTGTTTATGAG GTGTCACAATTCCTCCTACGtcagaaatcaaagaaatatatTCTTGTCCATTGCACACACGGGCATAATCGCACTGGATACATGATTGTTCACTATCTCATGCGATCACAATCAATGTCTGTTTCTCAG GCAATAAAGATTTTTTCTGAGGCACGTCCTCCTGGAATTTACAAACCTGACTATATTGATGCCTTGTATACATTTTATCATGAAAGACGACCTGAAATGGTTTTCTGCCCTCCAACTCCTGAGTGGAAGAGGTCTTCTGATCTTGATCTCAATGGTGAAGCAGTcccagatgatgatgatgatggaagTCCAATTGCATTACCT GAGAATCATGAAACGGATGTTGTGTTGACAAATGATGACATTTTGGGAGATGAAATACCTCAGGACCAGCTGCAATCACTGCGGTTATTCTGCTACCATACATTGAAGTTAAATGCTGGG GTTAGAGGAAATGTGCAGTTTCCGGGATCACATCCAGTTTCACTCAACAG GGACAATTTACAACTTTTAAGGCAACGCTATTATTATGCCACTTGGAAAGCAGATGGAACACGATATATGATGTTGATAACTGTTGATggatgttacttgattgatagGAGCTTTAATTTTCGAAGGGTTCAGATGAGGTTTCCATGCAGACACCCAACTGAA GGTATAGGGGATGGAACTCATCATTTCACATTGCTTGATGGCGAAATGGTAATTGATACCTTGCCAGACTCTCAGAAGCAAGAGAGAAGATATCTCATTTATGATATGATGGCACTTAACCATACGCCTATCATCGAG CGGCCTTTCTATGAGCGATGGAAAATGCTGGAGAAAGAAGTGATTGAGCCTCGAAATTATGAACGGCATAACATCTACCAAAGCAGGAATCCTTATTACCGTTATGATCTTGAACCCTTTAGG GTGCGGAGGAAAGATTTTTGGTTGCTCTCTACTgtaaataaggttttgaaggaaTTTATCCCCAAGCTCTCTCATGAGGCAGATGGCCTTATTTTTCAG gGCTGGGATGATCCTTATGTACCTCGTACTCATGAAGGTCTTCTGAAGTGGAAATATGCTCGGCTGAACTCTGTTGACTTTCTATTTGAG ATTGGTAGTGACGATCGTGAACAGCTTTTTCTGTTTGAACGGGGGAGAAAGAAGTTGATGGAAGGGAATAAAGTTGAATTTAGAG ATGTTCCAGATCCCCCTTCTTCTTTCTCTGGGAAAATTATAGAGTGTTCTTGGGATCCTGATGAACATGTGTGGGTCTATATGCGGATCAGGACAGATAAGTCGACTCCCAATGATATCAGTACTTTTAGGAAG GTTATGCGAAGTATAAGGGATAACATCACAGAGGAAATCTTATTAAATGAGATAAATGAGATTATTCAGTTGCCCATGTATGCTGATAGAATAAGGATTGACAGCAAGGCACGCATGCATGCAAATGCAGCACGACGCAGGTAA